From a single Paenibacillus sp. FSL R5-0345 genomic region:
- a CDS encoding glycosyltransferase family 61 protein, which translates to MSFSMNGETPHGYYRNILELTTEWEQRGMVHEAGHVVPFDFGQATDFTAPKSIETNIHPVLTPYSLQPFGGYVATISSGRVWGESGAVLSSEGKLIFDLSQEYDAVQNRMLEAEEHPVFHQWNNPKLQHIKGTSAVLTFCGSHNYFHWMYDVLPRLAMLKTSGIPYTSIIMNPNPYGPFVGQTWAMLGISESLVIRTNPEAYYEADQLLVPSLMMNSHYPTWATDTLRKFFLPHRDITLATPERIYISRNKASTRRLINEMEVTRCLEEYSIQTIYLEDWTVAQQIQLFASAKVILGAHGAGLANLAFCQSGTQVIEIFHDRHVVPTYWMISNHNTLDYYMMYGQGWPDPAIRFPGFEDIYVDIDRLKQTLHLAGLKA; encoded by the coding sequence ATGAGTTTTTCTATGAACGGGGAAACGCCCCATGGATATTACCGAAATATCTTGGAACTTACAACAGAATGGGAACAAAGAGGAATGGTCCATGAAGCTGGACATGTTGTTCCGTTTGATTTCGGTCAGGCGACCGACTTCACTGCTCCTAAAAGTATTGAAACAAACATCCATCCTGTTCTAACGCCTTATTCCTTACAGCCTTTTGGCGGCTACGTAGCTACCATCTCTAGTGGGAGGGTGTGGGGTGAATCTGGTGCTGTTCTATCTTCGGAAGGAAAGCTAATCTTTGATCTGTCACAGGAATATGATGCTGTGCAAAATAGAATGCTAGAAGCAGAGGAACACCCTGTGTTCCACCAGTGGAATAATCCGAAGCTTCAACATATAAAAGGGACCTCAGCCGTGTTGACGTTTTGTGGAAGCCATAACTATTTCCACTGGATGTATGATGTGCTCCCTCGGCTGGCGATGCTCAAAACAAGTGGAATTCCTTATACCTCTATCATCATGAATCCAAACCCTTACGGGCCATTTGTAGGTCAAACTTGGGCAATGTTAGGCATATCAGAGTCGTTAGTAATCCGGACAAATCCAGAAGCCTATTATGAAGCTGATCAGCTGCTTGTCCCTTCTTTAATGATGAATTCCCACTACCCCACATGGGCTACGGATACACTACGTAAATTTTTCCTGCCACATAGGGATATAACGCTCGCCACTCCTGAGCGTATTTATATTTCACGAAACAAAGCCAGCACTAGGCGCTTGATCAATGAAATGGAAGTTACTCGTTGCCTTGAGGAATACAGTATTCAAACCATTTATCTAGAGGATTGGACGGTTGCACAGCAAATCCAGTTATTCGCTTCGGCAAAGGTAATCTTGGGTGCACATGGGGCTGGACTGGCAAATTTGGCTTTTTGTCAAAGCGGAACTCAAGTAATTGAAATTTTTCATGATCGGCATGTCGTTCCAACATATTGGATGATCAGCAACCATAACACTCTCGATTATTACATGATGTATGGTCAAGGCTGGCCAGATCCTGCTATTCGTTTTCCGGGATTTGAAGATATTTATGTGGATATAGATCGTCTGAAACAGACTTTACATTTAGCAGGGTTGAAGGCTTAA